Below is a window of Dictyostelium discoideum AX4 chromosome 1 chromosome, whole genome shotgun sequence DNA.
ataataataataataataataataataataataataataataataattttaaaagtgaattaattgatttattgaaTGAAATGGGATTTAAAAATCCAATAGATTCAAATCATTCCATTGAAAGTTATTTAAATAactttgatttttcaatatgTTTAGATAATGATATTCATATCATTTCATCAATACCAAACAGTAAAGatggtttattaaatttgaaattaatcgttcaaaatttttataataacaatgtTAATACAAtagataaaaattttttattgacCTATCAAAGTAGTGCAATAGGTAGTACAAAAAAGCTTTGGTTTGAAAAgtttaaagaatatttatttCCAGTGGAAAATGACCAAGATGAaaatatgaataaaaaagtaaatataattttccCAACTTTAGAAACAATAAATTCTATTTCtgttaaaaatcaattaagaGGTTTAGAATCAATAACCATAAGATATCATGACAATAGcgattattttgaaaaaaataatttattatatgatTATTACCCAAGaaacaataatgataaagatattgataatattaatagtaatagtaataataataataataataataaaaaccaagttgaagaagaaaataTTATTCCTCTtcattcaaaaattattattttaaaaaatcttgaTGGATTTGGATGGGTATATCATGGAAGTCATAATTTATCGGAAGTTTCTTGGTGCAATAACAACTATGAAACAGGAGTTTGGTTCAGTTTaaatacttttaaaaaatttgaaggATTAAATGCTCCACCACAAAGGTTTAAATATCCATCAAACAAATATTgcaaatatataaatagttCGATTGGATCACCttggaaatttaaaaatcattataaaataatttacagTCCTCAACAGTCAACCCAAAACCCAGGTATTAATCAACATGATGAtaatgacgatgatgatgatgataatgatgatggtgaaagTGAAGAACCACTTTCCTATCATTGgaatcaatttaaaattgaaaatcaaaaatatttcaataaagaataaattttttattatttttttttatttacaaaatactTTATTTAAACATTATTTGGTCTTCCACTTAATTCTTGTGGTTGTACactattttgtttttgttccCAATAactattgaaaaaattatttggttttggttgttgtggaaTGATttgatcattattattatatggttgttttctttttttttgattttgatagtCATCATAACCACCACCTCCAGTTGGCATTCCTTGAGGATTTGTGTTCTTTATTTGTCTATCTCTTTCTGCTTTAAGTTCATCTTCTTTAGCTTGTTTTTTACCTTGAGAAAACTGTTTCCATAAACCTGCTTCATCATTAGGTTGTTTTGTTGGTGATTGTTGTGATAATAAGTTTTGATATAATGTACCAGCTTGGctaattatttttggttgattttgttgttgttgctgttgttgctgttgttgttgttgttgttgttgttgttgttgttgttgttgttgttgttgttgttgttgttgttgttgttgttgttgttgttgttgttgttgttgttgttgttgttgatgttgttgttgttgctgttgctgttgctgttgttgttgttgctgttgagGTGATTGAATTTGAGTTGGTTGAGAAGGTTGTTGAATAATTTGCATTtgtattacaattttttcaattgcaTTAAAAAGATCAGTGTGGCTTTGTGAAACTTGGCATgcttttgaaaaattataaaattctaACCAAACTCTTCTGTAGTAATCTTTTCTAATGGTGAGGTTAGATTTTAAAGAAGGaaataatgaagaatcaTTTGATTGGGTGTGAGTGTATAGTTGTTGAATAtgttttgaaatttgttCCAAATATTCTGGGGgtaaattatcttttaataataatcttttaattggatttaaaacttttttcaaATCTTCATACTCTGGAGAAAAGAATAAAGTTTCAGACTCAACCCAAGGAAAGAATCTCGTATACTTTTCAACAATTTTTGGTGATATAACATTAATATTTGGTTGTGAAACTTCGTCCAATGAGGTATTatcttgttgttgctgttgttgttgttcatcaTAGAAAGGATTTGGAATtgtaatgtttttaaaatattcttttggtggttgttgttgttgttgttgttgctgttgttgttgttgttgatcaaAATCTAATTTTGTACTTGAatgttttgataaaattacaGAATTATCGACCAACTCAACAAAGTCTCTACATCTATATCTTGATACAtcttttgaataattttcaaGGATTCCTGCTAACCTATCAACATTTATTGGTCTATGAAGACAATGAATGAATACTTCTTTATCATGCAATGATAAAACATGAGTGAAAATATCATCAGAAGGAGGGGTAACAAGGAATACACTTTTTCCAGAACAAATGTGTTTGAGTAAACAATTACTTGGATTTGAGGATACTAAATAGGGAGTAACTCTATGAGAACAAGAACATGGCAATGTTTCAggatttatctttttatcatttgatttccATTTTACAGTGATTTCATTCTCAAGTCTTGTCTCTAATGTTGAAATCTTTTCATAGTAATGTTTATAGTAATTATAATCTAGagatttcttttcatttggtaaattttcatcaacttctttatttaatttaaaactattattattattactattagcTTCATCAggttctttattattaataataatactttctaatttcttattaccatttgtaaatatatgattattaaaatgacTATCAGAGAAACTATGTGATGGATATAAAAGTGCAACATCATAAATTGCTCTTGTTGAAGCTTGACTACTTTCTTTCATTGGTATACCAGTGACTAAGATtgaagataaattaaattgtacCACCGATAAATCAGATACAGCATTGAATAGATTAGTTATATCAACTTCTTTAACTATACAATCTAAATTTGATGAAtactttttataaataaatgattcaCGTTGATTTGATTTACTATGAGGAATAGTATTATAATTTgtaacttttaaaattactaattcaaaatttttatcattcaCTTCACCACTATCATCATATTCattgtcattattattattattattattattattattattattattattattattattattattattattattattattattattattattattattattattattattattattattattattattattattattattattattattattattgttattattattgttatcagtcttattatcaatatcaatttgttttttttttttttgttgttgattaaaatttgaaattaattgatcaGTTTCTTTACCAATATCAATAACCttgttatttgatttatattttaatagatCAATACCTTCTTGACCAGGTACAATTATGactataatattttttttctttttttcttggtttgaatataatgatttaatttttatttcatcattaaaatttgattttggttttaGTGGTTGACcactaaaattattaactcTTGCAACTTCATAATGTGACtctattgtattttttaaataatctataAATTccaaatcattttcattattattattattgttattattaatgttattattattattattattattattattattattattattattattattatcaattgaatctttaaaatttaattttgaaaatgtttcacctaactatttttatttatttatttatttatttttaaatggttgttaattttatttatttatttatttttattttttattaattaattattatttatttaataaatatttactaattttaaagattgttGATTAAATTCTCTTGAATTAAATCTTGAAAACTCTTTATAAGTTGTAAAGACAGAGACTGAAGATGAATCATAAAATAGATCAAATATAATTCTACTATATTCTAATGTTGCCTCTACAATATATGATTCAACGGTTCTagtaatttgatttaatattgttGTTAAGATGacactattgttattacctTTTGGTGATAAGATTGGACTATTGCTCTTTTCATTTGGTACTTCATCATACCAACAATGCATTAAACAATCAACAAGTAATGATATTCTATTTACATcttgattttcattattcattctttttgaataattattttatttttattatttttttttttttattttgaaaatataaattaaaaaaaaaaaaaaaattggaaagtgaaaaaaaaaaaaaaaaaaaaaaaaaaaaaaaaaaaaaaaaaaaaaaaaattcgtgtttttggtaaaaatagtttttttttttttacttttttttttttaggttttaaaatataaaaactagttaataaaaaaaaaaaaaaaaaatgcaaagtaataataatgaacaatATATAATACAAACATTTACAGAACTTACACATCAACATAGGAATGAAGAGGCAATAGTATTTATTggagatattttaaaacaaattccATTAAAGATAtatttattaccaaatatAATTACATTACTTTTACAAAAAGATTCAGAGTTATATAACAATGAATTAAAaccttttttcttttatactGGTGTATTTCTATCAAAAACATCAACACTTAAAGAAACAGTTCATCAATTTATGTATTATCTTTTCTCAAACGATATTTATGaaagaaattataaagaattattattaagatATGAAAAGTaagtataaaataaaaataaaaataaaaataaaaataaaaataaaaataaaaataaaaataaaaataaaaataaaaaataaactaatagctaaaaaataaaataaatactaTTTGTAAAGATTTGTAGTAGGAAAAGATGAAAAACAATATCCATTATTAATGGTATTTGGATCGATTTTACATTTTATGAGTTGGGATGATGAATACAAAGCATTTAAACAATCATCAAAAgatagaaattttaaaaataaatcaatagaGGATAGATTAGAAAAGAATGCACTTTCAAtagaatataaattaaatacttctctttctttttttccaaatttagaatttataATGAAACCATTATTAAAGATTATGTTATATCTTGGTAAAATTGAAGAAtcttatatattattattatcatttgttaATCAATACCCTTTGAATCCTATTGGTTATATGTAAATAGAATTTtcttaaattaataataataaataatagtaaataataaataataataaataataaaaaatattaataatattaatttttctattttttttttatatttagttTATTAGGatcatatttaattgaacataaatcaaatgatacaGATAAAATTATACATTGTTATAGaactttaataaatttagatccaatttcaaataatgcaTTTAGTGTTTTACTTCAATTATATTATAGTACTCAAATAGGTAATGATGACAATGATGAAGATTGCGATGAAGAGGAATTAATATCAGAGAATATGATTTCATTTGAAgagatatttaaattatataccAATAGATTATCGATAACTCCTGATGATTTAGAGATttggaaattattttattactttttaaagGATAATATAgcaaatagaaataaattagTGAAAAGAGTTACATCAAGTTTTCAATGTCAATCATTTTTAGCCACTTGTTTTAATGACTTTTTAGATTACCAACTATCTTTGTCAATGCTTAAATTTAAAGCTGCTATTTATTATCTATTAGTATCAACTGCAAATCCCGATCAtgctaaaaataataataataataataataataataataataataataataataataataataataataataataataataataataataataataataataataataataataataatggattaACTTATGTCAATCAATGTTTaagtaaaagaaaaaattttcaattctctttattggttttagaatttttagaaagtgaatttcaaaatttaaaatgaaaaaaaaaaaacaaataaataattaaataaataataaaaaagaaaaattgaTTGGATcaatttttgtatttttttaaaaaaaaaaaaaagtaaataatttattaaggatctaatttatttttaaagaataaattttctttataatAGTGAGCTTCAACTTTTCTTTTAGCAAAGTATCTATTATTCATTTGTGATAGGGCATCTCTTGTTGAGTTTACATCGTCGAAATATATGAAAATTCTAACTTGTTCTTGATTGGTGATTGGATGTATAACAACCCTGTTAACTTTaccatattttttaaattcatctaACATATCCTCTTCCAACTCTGAATCGATTTCACTTCTAGTagttatatttaataataataatattttagttGGTACTTTTGAATATTGAATCTCTATTgattgttgtagttgttgttcttgttgtttttgttgtaattgttgttgttgttgttgttgttgttgttgttgttgttgttgttgttgttgttgttgttgttgttgttgttgttgttgaatttgatcaTTCCTAATTCTTTGTGGAatttgctgctgttgttgagaTTGGAATTTATTAAGTCTTTCTTGTTctattctttctttttcttttaaaattttatcataGTCATTTGGTATGAAAGGGTcatattcatttaaaattttatcatcttcttcttgaaaatcattaaataatatatctgTAATTGaagtttgttgttgatgttgttgatgttgttgttgatgttgttgatgttgttgatgttgttgatgttgttgctgttgttgctgttgttgctggtgttggttttgttgttgctgttgttgctgttgttgtaaattGGGTTTTATTTGCTTGTCCGTATTTGTTTGAATAGATTTGATAGGTTGCCTTTTCTGTTGGGCTTTAACTCTCAATGCCTGTGCCTGAAGTAATTTTGGGGGTATTTTAGctacattattaatattactattattattcactacaggattatttttttctgaaGAACCTTgactattattttcattattatttatattgttattattattattattattattattattattattattattattattattattattattattattattattattattattattattattattattattattgttattttttaaagtattaAGTTcgtcttcatcatcattgtgGATGTCATCATATAAACCACCAAACATGAtaactctttttttataagtaTTTAtgaaaaccaattaaaaaatttcaaaaaaaaataaatctttttttatttttttttattttttttttttttctaaaaatatctatttattattttttttattttttttttttttattttattttattttttttatttttttttaaacatggAACAacataatataaatattataaaagaaaaaggggatgttggtgatatttattttaaaattagtaacaatttaataattgtaaaggAGATAGTATCAAATTTAGATGTATTAGATTTAGTTGGTATTCAATATGTTTGTAAACAATGGAATTCAATTGCAACGTCCAATGTAATTTGGTTAGAGGCAATATGTAAACATCTACTTACAGTTTATTGTTTAATGTACTCTGTAGAGGATGGCCATTTATATTCCTCtcaatattcaaaaattgaatcgataataataaaaaataattgtaataatatcaacaacaacggCAACAACTATTGTAATTTGGTTAAAAAGTATCAACAAATAGATAgtgttgaaaattttaaaaaagtttttggaTGCGACTTTTCAACAAATAGAGTTCAAATTTCAAAGGTATTAACTAAAACATCACCACTTTTACCACAAAACCATTATAAAACTGTAtttatgaaattattttatcaatattaccaAGCAATAGTTTTGGTTGATAAACATAGAGAATTTttcaaacaaaaaatattttgttcAAGTTTTGATATCATTTttccaaatatttttatcttaccaaattcaaactttttaaataataattcgaCATTTAtaacaaattcaataaattcaacaagtttaacaaattcaacaaatttaacaaattcaacaaattcaacaaattcaacaaattcaacaaataatttaaatacgAATACAGGCTTTTATAATACATTAGATGATTTAACAAGAATATCATCACCTGTATACTCTCAATTTAGTTtatataaaacaaattttaaacaaagagagttatattttaaatctaatggaaagaataaaaataaaaaaacaactttattttttttacttttaaataataaaaaaaatcaattgcaagataatcaaaattttaatagttaTTCAGTTTCAACAGagtttatattatttgatccatttgataatgaaagtAATGAAAGTAATGaaattaacaataacaataacaataacaataacaataacaataacaataacaataacaataacaataacaataacaataacaataacaataacaataacaatgacaatagcaataacaataacaataacaataacaataacaacaacaataaaaataattattgtgatggagatgataaaattaaatcgatatcatcattaaaatctGTCCAATTCAAAGTTGAAATTTTCGTTAActataaattatcaaatcgTTCGATCACTGAAATTTCttcaaattgtaaatttaaattaaatgattatagtaatttaaactttatagattttaattgtaatgaagataatgataatcaaaataatattcaaaataatactCAAAATAATACTCAAAATAAtactcaaaataataaaaataataaaaataatcaaaataatcaaaacaattggattgaattatataaatttaatgtaaatttaaaagaaaataatggtAAAGATGGTGTATTTATAGGTGGTTttagtaataatgataataattttaaaaagaatgaaaacaAATCCAGCAACAATTATATGATTTCTCAATATGAATCACCTGGAGAGTTTTCATCGATTCACTTTCCAgtcaattcatttaaaacaaaacaaatcgGTAAGTTTCTAAGGGTTAAAGGTtcagaaattattaatacaaTAAGTGCAGTTTTAGAGCACCGAAAGTTTGAAATTCCTCAACCAAAGAAAGCTttgttattaaattatcaattgactttagatttatttatttctgaattttatacaaataaattactATTTGGTGATCATAAAAATtttgtatgtatttttttttttaaaaaataataataaatagtaataaatattaataaataataataaataaaaattataattttattaatagtgtttatttatttatttatttattaaagccaggaatttttaattttgatcatttaaattgtattggattttcattattaaaattaatatatattaatgatgaaattattttatgtAATGGATATAATGTTGTAGATGGAGGACAAATTAAAAAGGAGATGACAATTGATATATTGGGCGATCTTTATTTCATATGTTCCGATATtaagaaatcaaataatgGAACATTTTATGAACTATCACTAACTGTATctgattttaaattcattgataaaccaattgaaattaatacaaGTGTTATAGCCaatagtagtggtaataGTAGTGGATGTGGTAATGGTGATGCAAGTAATtgtggattattattttctgtctcttttattgaaaattcaattttaaaacttttaaatcttAAACACCTAATAACAATTGCATGcgatgataaattaaaaaagtcaAAAACATTGGTTTCAACTTtacaactattattattcatttggAGGTTAAATCAATTCATTAATGTTGTTTtagttgataatgataaatttaaatttatttttgcaAATCAACAAACTGATCATTCTTTcaccaaaaaatttaaaaaaaggttaaatTCTCCTGttttaccaaaaaataatgaaaatcatAATAGatctaataaaaaattaaaataatcaatagataaatattttcaacttttaatatcttaaataaaataaaaaaaaaaaaactattattcctttttttttttttttttttttttttttttttttttttttaaatttggagattttgttttttttatttttattttatttttttttatttttttattttttaaattcaaatcgGTAATCACTTGAAAAactaccaccaacaacatcaGTATTAAAATCCACAAATAATGACAACaatccaattttaataaaccaaaaccaaattcTACACCACCACGTCATTGGGATTGTAGTAATGGAGCTATTCCATTTCACTCTGTACTTTGCTTATACCACCACCAGTAGGCAGTAGTTCCCTCAATTGGTACACATAATTGTAGTTCAACTATGAAAcctcattattaaattttttttattaaaaatggttataacaaaaataaattatttaaacaattaaggtggttaataaatttaaatccgATTagctaaaaaaataaaaaaataaaaaaaataaaaaaataaaaaattttaaaataattcaaacaACCAccaaggtttttttttttattattataatcaatataaaaataattacagATAGCattcatttatattattattatattattatcatcatatcttattaatagtttttaaaaaaaaaaaaaaaaaaaaaaaaaaaaatgaaacatagcaaaaatcaaatagtttatataacattttttattataatactTATTGTTGTTAAACCAATAGAATCAGTAGAATGGAATGATTGTAGTGATCCAaatgattcatttaaaattgaaaaattagaattttcACCAGAACAACCAATTGCAGGACaggatttaataatttcaatatcaggatatttaaataaagaaattacaaATGGCGAAGcatatttatcaattacatTTGATAGAATaccaattataaaattaaaaggtaATTTATGTAATGGTATGGGTGTTACTTGTCCAATTCAACAAGGTAattattcaacaacaactattAATCAAGAAATACCTGAAAATGCTCCACAAGGTTATTACTATGTTAATTTTGTATTATATGATCAAGATGATTTGCAAATCACTTGTATTGATGTCCAAATGAATATTACACAAtcataaaaaacaaaattaataatccataatattttttaaccTTACAATtagtatatatattattatctgtttaaataaataattttttttaaccttACAATAGAATATaaatagtatttttttttttttctttttttttttaatgattgtaattgatggaaaataaaaaaataaaaaaaggttgTTTTACAATAAATACTTTAAcatatgttttaaaaaagaaaataaaaaaaataattatcaaaattaaaatttttttttttttttcttttcaatgGAACTATCAGTggataattgaattaattctgaataaataaagttattTTGGAAAAGATCGAGTTATCCCGGAATAAATTCAGTTATTTcgaaaaaagtttattttcttttgaaaaatttttcacttttggtatgtttttttttttttttttttaataaaacacattatttaaaacaaaaattttaaataatattaaacaatatttGTTAAGACCTATAGTAGAATTTGGTTGTATTTATGgagaaataaagaaaatataaaaaaaaatgaacttcgaaaaaaaaaaggaacatcaaaaaaaaaaaactacatataaaaaataaatccttTATTTGAACCCCggtatttttgttttttttgtcaatcatactattaattttatttatttatttattatattttttattttaattgtgaataaatgaaaaaaattaaaaaaaaaaaaaataatatggccaatgaaaaatttttcGCCAAAAGAAAactgtaattaaaaaaaaaaaaaaaaaaaaaaaaataaattaattattttgtaaattttgattatattaatttatacacACAATTTCATTACCAAAAAATACTTGGCTATCGGAAATATAAACTTTAAGATTGTGGTTTTTTTCACCATTTGAATAAATGGCTAAACTGTCAGCTACTTTTGTTCTTGTGTTACTATCCTTATTACTTCACAGCAAAGAAAAATGCACCTTTAAAGCCAATTTCAAGCAaatacaatttaaatttgctttaaattggctttaaatttgctttttaaaaaggtaattttaaagatatttttaaggtcatttaaaattacattaaaaatgaccttttaaatttattataaagcggtttttaaataatgttttaatcactttataataaatttaaaaaagttatttttaatgtaatttaaaattacttaTCAATCCTTTTTTAagcttttattaattatattttttaaaatacattttaaatgcattttaaatacatttcaaatcaatttttacactatttatttcaaatttattaaaaaaaaaaaaaaaaaataagaaaataaaaaaaaaaaaaaaaattaagaaaattataaaaaaaaaaattaaaaagataaccaaattaattttaattctttatttatttgtttcagTGGCAATTgaattctattattattatttttattaattaataataaataagtgTTTCAGTTGCCTTGggttttatattattttattttaaattttacttCTCATTTCAAAAAGcgaaaaatatcaaaaaaaaaaaaaaaaaaaaatttaattatttgttttgcatatttatattataagtATAAAcatacatataaaaaaagattttttattttttattttttataattaataaacaattaacgAGTGCACAGGTATATTATTGCATTAGTGTAGTTTTACAATAAATTGGGCagattttatagtttttttttttaatattttaaaaagaaaaaggtaTAGACAGGGTCATAGGTTCCCCgtcattttttgaaaatgggGTATATCCctctaaatataaaattctaAGTACTAAATCATATATCTACTTGCTATAATgctaaaatttgaataaaatgaaaaaaaaaaaaaaaaaaaaaaacgtaAAAACtcgaggaaaaaaaaaaaaaaaaaatattatttttaatttccagCCAGCaaacaaaatgaatttaaataacatATCATGCATTAATTGCAgagaaaaattaaagaatttaaaaatattattattcattatatTATGCATAAAAATATATGTCCATTTTGTCTTGCATATTACCGTTCTTA
It encodes the following:
- a CDS encoding RNA recognition motif-containing protein RRM, producing MFGGLYDDIHNDDEDELNTLKNNNNNNNNNNNNNNNNNNNNNNNNNNNNNNNNNNNNNINNNENNSQGSSEKNNPVVNNNSNINNVAKIPPKLLQAQALRVKAQQKRQPIKSIQTNTDKQIKPNLQQQQQQQQQNQHQQQQQQQQQHQQHQQHQQHQQQHQQHQQQTSITDILFNDFQEEDDKILNEYDPFIPNDYDKILKEKERIEQERLNKFQSQQQQQIPQRIRNDQIQQQQQQQQQQQQQQQQQQQQQQQQQQLQQKQQEQQLQQSIEIQYSKVPTKILLLLNITTRSEIDSELEEDMLDEFKKYGKVNRVVIHPITNQEQVRIFIYFDDVNSTRDALSQMNNRYFAKRKVEAHYYKENLFFKNKLDP
- a CDS encoding cyclin-like F-box containing protein; the protein is MEQHNINIIKEKGDVGDIYFKISNNLIIVKEIVSNLDVLDLVGIQYVCKQWNSIATSNVIWLEAICKHLLTVYCLMYSVEDGHLYSSQYSKIESIIIKNNCNNINNNGNNYCNLVKKYQQIDSVENFKKVFGCDFSTNRVQISKVLTKTSPLLPQNHYKTVFMKLFYQYYQAIVLVDKHREFFKQKIFCSSFDIIFPNIFILPNSNFLNNNSTFITNSINSTSLTNSTNLTNSTNSTNSTNSTNNLNTNTGFYNTLDDLTRISSPVYSQFSLYKTNFKQRELYFKSNGKNKNKKTTLFFLLLNNKKNQLQDNQNFNSYSVSTEFILFDPFDNESNESNEINNNNNNNNNNNNNNNNNNNNNNNNNNNNNNNNDNSNNNNNNNNNNNNNKNNYCDGDDKIKSISSLKSVQFKVEIFVNYKLSNRSITEISSNCKFKLNDYSNLNFIDFNCNEDNDNQNNIQNNTQNNTQNNTQNNKNNKNNQNNQNNWIELYKFNVNLKENNGKDGVFIGGFSNNDNNFKKNENKSSNNYMISQYESPGEFSSIHFPVNSFKTKQIGKFLRVKGSEIINTISAVLEHRKFEIPQPKKALLLNYQLTLDLFISEFYTNKLLFGDHKNFPGIFNFDHLNCIGFSLLKLIYINDEIILCNGYNVVDGGQIKKEMTIDILGDLYFICSDIKKSNNGTFYELSLTVSDFKFIDKPIEINTSVIANSSGNSSGCGNGDASNCGLLFSVSFIENSILKLLNLKHLITIACDDKLKKSKTLVSTLQLLLFIWRLNQFINVVLVDNDKFKFIFANQQTDHSFTKKFKKRLNSPVLPKNNENHNRSNKKLK